A stretch of DNA from Cherax quadricarinatus isolate ZL_2023a unplaced genomic scaffold, ASM3850222v1 Contig1686, whole genome shotgun sequence:
acctaattttcccttggagcctccacagtctcccattaactctcacgagcctctgcttcctgtaactgggaatatcatacctcacttttctgatgatgactctaacgattctaatgagtctgttaatattactacctctagtgaagatgatggcatttttaatacacaagcacctacgcaaaagttccctcctccccttgacgagtccagcagggatagtgtggatacaacacatgacattacttgcaggcgttcagaccgcagtacacgagcgaagtgcaagaaataatggggattacaattttccaacttaatgttcaacatttctttaataaccgttaccttcttgaggttgaactacataattacaatcccgatgttatacttttgaacgagacagctgcaagagttgatcaacatattaaattacgtggttactctactgtggagaaatcgagaggaccctttagtggtgtagccatcttagttaaattaggctatacatttaaaaatattcatgttgatgaagataacattcttgcaatagaaatgacaacgtctcatggacaactagtgataggaactggatattttcccccgagacaacaatatatagaatcaattcctctacataggatattaagcaagaatattccaacaattctagcgggagattttaatgctcatcaccctgccctcttcaactgtggagctggtattccactgggtgacttaaaaggaaaacaactctttaatatcatgacagctagaaacttgtcatttcaaggcccattctttaaatcgtacattggacctcatccagggacaccagatatagtactgacaaacagagactgtgacatctttcactgtcgtatatctcctggtggaaatgtaggatctgaccatatccctgttataatacaactacaaacttctccatttagaatacctgtacctcctaaacccaatcttaacaccctaggatttgaccccttcagggcatttctgggtgacgatgaaattgtgtcattggaaaatctaccttccactgcaattgatgatgcaatcaggtccctgcataatcgaataattgaagctactaatgcaacttgtcaattagcttccacaaagatataccaacaatataaacctactagggaaattagagacaatttaagaaattatcaagcagaatgtcgaaggcatcttcaaacgcgacaaccaccagcagctacactgcaccgattaaggcaagaattaattaacatgattagtcatcacaaacgggacttatggaaattgctagttcttcaagctaatcagtataaacgtgaaccagcaaaattttggagtaagatccgacaacttttaggggcaaagcacaaggctcctaactacctagttcataccttcactgatgaggatgatgaagatgttgaaattaaacttgacgatccacaggaccaggctaatttgatgggtgatgtatgggagaaaattctctcccacaataacagtcgtcaatttaacaataatcattatcagttggtaaatgaatggagagatgagaacttggatgatctacaaccactaccttccatcgatacttcaactcttgaagatacccacccgcttactagacctattacattactagagatgagtcaggttattggaagaatgagaaatagagcccctggcctctctggaataacaatgaaacaaataaagttcctacccagaaattgtaaacagtctttggtaaatatctttaatgccatcttggcctcaggacattttccagtggtttttaagactgctaggatgatctttcttggtaagcccaataaagacatccaccaacctgggaactatagacctatatctttacttgaagtcactggaaaagttcttgagaaagtcatttccaacagattgaactactatatggagtttaatcacttttttactgaaaaacaatttggctttagaacacatagaggtaccaatcatgcaataaatgttattttcgatactgtagcaagtctaaaacatcagggcaatcttgccttaattgccaccagagatgttcataaagcttttgatagcttatggcatgatggccttatatacaaactcattgacctaccagaccataactggacttttctcagattaatatataatttcttaactcaaagaaaaatcattcccacctttcatggcaggtcgacagagccttttataccgacagctggtgtcccacaaggttcttgtctcagtccacttctgttcaacatttatgtgaatgaccttcctcaaccagagtttaatgatacaattgtgacacagtttgcagatgatgttattcatgtcgtctcatcaactccggtaacaggaaaatacaagtatgagagagtcatagaaaaaatgaatattgaacttcgtcgaacatctaattgggaaaagaaatggagaattacgactaatcctgacaaggtccttgttagcacgataggatgttttgcatcaacaattgaagataaagggggtatctccatcagaggtacacctgtagccattagaaaccctaacaagattttgggatatgaaatagacaggctgctccactcaacatctcatgtaactaaaaagatcaacatagccaaagccggtcttagcagtctctttcgattcaatcaagcccctcaacatgtcaaaaaacatctgtataaaatgataataagaccaatactcgaatacccttgtgtcccaatgtcattaacaacaaagaccaacatgctacggttacaaagggtccagaatagagctcttcgcttcattaccgataccaggaggagagacagagttaaaatggcagatttacacatacaacaagatattactgccataaatgtacgccttgacaccctaaaaaagaaacaactctatacaatgcaagaactatacatgccagatagagaacatcctatacaagtggtaaataccacggattatatcatcaatactcctcctcacaggactcaaagaatgactctcccacagagggtccgtcgttttatacataaagatgattaccatcgacccatgatattgagcaacctccctgatgaagaagattgggtaccaccagaacccttctatgtatactgagaaaatcatcgcccccaattagggagacatcttatataacaatctaatgtaaaaattatgctatttactatggctggacaccacctgtaagaagccattgtcacgtaattctataaactggccagaaaattattgccttcattgtcgcataaatatccgttgtgcaatcgcaaaaaaaaaaaaaaaaaaaaaaaaaaaaaaaaaaaaaaaaacaaaaaacaattgcaacttgtataattactaccaattcagagtcatgtacttatatatctgttatatctatgtgactctgatgggttagtattataccccttaaagaatatcttatcatttcacgtacactttttaaattacaccaaagtggttgggccacttaccttttatatcctacctctcccccccctcccacccttttccaatatttctatccttacccatccttcttccttacccatctcaccaaagctctggtctaaACGTTCAGAAACCTTCCATTTCTGATTTGTTGTGGAACTGTGAAGTGTTCACTTTTCATTGTATTTCTTAATATACCTGTCTATCAAAtttataatgttgttgttgttgtcgtcgtcgtttttgttgttattattattttaattcttattagtattattattaatactattattgtTTATATTAACTATTATGCAATAAGTAAACAGATGATATCATAATCTACAGAACAACGACTATAAAAGAGATTTTTTTTGCCAcccaagtggctagtttatagtgtatccatatgctcttgtgccaccatccacaggatggacatcagttgcacaataaactagccacttcggtgccaAAAAGTTATCTTCCACATTGATTGTTCTGCATATTATGTGGAAAGAATAGAGAATTTCCAaccgatttcgtgatttctcacatcaaaGAATTATGATATTGtgaaatcacgaaatcgcttggaaatTCAGTATTCTTTTCACATTGGTTGCTCTGCACATTAACTATTATATTTCATCATTGCTGAGCGGTACTGACCAAGTCATGGTGGACGCAGGACAGCGGAGATGTAGGGCTCCCTTGTGCCGTATAACATACTTGGTCCAGTAGACGGCCACATCTGCTGGTTCTTGCGGACGATCCTTCATAAATTTGGACCTTCTTGCTACTTCAGCTCTCATGCTGCCTCGTCACACACACCAAGAAATTATTTGTATTATTTATTTGATTTACAAATAGCATCATTACCCACGTCATTAAAGAAACATTTATTAAAGTATGTTAGCTAATTCTTGAAAATAGAGATGCCTTAATTCTGGTGAAGCACTCTTGATTAAAAATAAATGAAACTACCATCTCATTCTTTGGATCAAGTCTAATGAACCTCTATTTTCCAGATGATATATAACATTAATATAACAAAAGTAATTACACTTAGCTATTCCCTTTCGGGTTTTGACACCTTAGATAATCTATTTCCTTTCATACTGCGGATCATCTCCAGCATTAAGTTaagttttttatattattaacacGTCGGACGTTTCTCAACGAGGCAGTgtgactcgaaaaagaaaaaaactattttatcatcactcacttcatcaatgtcttgccagaggagtgcctacactacagttcaaaaactgcaataaATTTACAGCATGAGATTTGGATCAGTTTATCTTATTCTCAAAGGTCTctagagtatacctagagaggatTATCGGGGGTCAACGCGGCCCGGAAGGAAGCAAGTCATTGTTTTGAAAAATATTCACTTTCATTATATCCATTATCATATTCTTTCATAATCCCTTACAGGGATATAACTTCCCTTTTAATTATATAACGAGCGCTTGTTAGACCCGACCGATGTGTTGCCTTGTGGAGAAATATTGAAATAGTCATGTCCTTGTATGTCTGGAGAGATcttgtgaatgagtgatggtaaTATCTTTATCTTTTTCGTCAACCTTGGTGGGAAAAACTGAAGCACTGAAACAAAGTCAACCTTTACGATACAACTAAAATCTTGTGGTCACAATTACCTCTTATCATTCATGATGATGCTGATCGCATTCTTGAGATTATCAAAAGTAAGTTGTTGCCAGAGAAGAACTCTGCCCCAGCCGTCCCTCTGAGCAGTGTTCATGTTGGAATACTGGTCAGCAAACACAGGCATTCCCAGCACCGCCACACCGTGGTACATGGACTCCAAGGTGCTCAGCAACCCACCGTGTGTGATGAACAAACGCAAGCGAGGATCACCTGTATTAAATAACTAGTTACCTtttttccctctcttcttccccttctctttcttcttcttcttctttgaaAATCCtttttattatcatttttattattttatctaTTAGGAAACACAGTGAAAGTTCCAAATATTGCAGTAGTTTCTGTAAGGAACACGTATAAATTATGTACATAGTTGCTATTCTGTCGCTGGTATGTCACAGGTGTCTTCTGAAAAACTCTGTAATGCTGGATTTTTGTCTTCGTTATTGGtcttatttataatatatttaatGTGAATTAATGAACCTGGTTAAAGTCCTGTAGGGTCTGCAGCAATTTTTAATTAGAGTCTTACAACATCCGAATAGAATTCATTATTAATAAAAAACTTATTATCAAATACTAAACATTATTTTTTCCACATTACTTGAATAATGATAAAaaatttataaaatatttttttcagcatggtttaaatatttttattttaaaatactTCAAAATAAATTCGAAATGAtgtcttaatatttttttttagcgaTGTGTCTTGATGTAAGGCTTAAGATTTACTTACCAAGAATATCTTGTTGTGGGAGCCACTTGCCAAGACGGACATTAGGTGGTAGGTCATCCATGGTGTCCTGATCCCACTTCCATAAGACTCTCTGCTTGAGGGAAGCAAACACTTGAACCAAGGTTGTGCGGTacctgtgtgtatagtgtgttagCTTAATTATACGGCTGCTCTCATCTACTGAACCGTAAAAAAAATGTCAAATATAAAGACAAAGAAACAAGTTGGAGAACAAGCTTTATAATAACATGTCGCTCTGAGTAGTGTTTTATAAAGttatgaactgtttgcaagggtgttaaaggaatgtaaagagaaacttagcatacctttggctatctcttcaacatatcactacaaactggcatagtgcctgataagtggaaaatggcaagtgtaatacctatttacaaggcaggtgacaggtccttagcttcgaactatagatcaataagccttacctccaaagtgggaaaatttatggaatcaataattgccgaggcaattcgtagccttcTTGAAAGGCattaattgattaatgaatctcaacacggttttacaaaggggcgttcctgtcttacgaattttctaacttttttcactaaggtgtttgaggaggtagatcatggtaatgaatatgatattgtgtatatggacttcagtaaggctatcgatagagttccacatcagaagctattgagaaaacttaaggcacacggaataggaggagaaatgtttccctgggtagaggcatggctgacaaataggcagcaaagagtttgcataaatggggagaaatcagattgGGGGCTCgccacaagcagtgttccacagtggtcagtgttgggcccattgttgttcacaatttacataaacgacatagatgagggaataaatagcgacataagcaaatttgctgatgtcaccaaaataggccgtccagttcattctaatgaggacactagagcactccaggatgatttgaatagactgatgcaatggtcggagaagtggaagATGCAGTTTATTGTAgacaaatgttggacaggaaaataaccatgccacttataagcTAAATAACGTATAtcctaatactactgattgcgaaaagcatttaggagctctggttagcaataatctgaaaccaagacaacagtgcattagtgttcgcaataaagctaacagaatccttggcttcatatttagaagtataaataatacaaATCCTcacgttgttcttcaactctgtcacagaccgggccgcgggggcgttgacccccggaactctctccaggcaaactctcCAGGTAttattggttaggcctcatttagattatgctacacagttttggtcaccgtattacagaatggatataaatgcattggaaaacgtacagaggagaatgacaaagttgatcccatgaatCAGAAAGCTTCCCTAtgtggatagactgagggccctgaatctgcactctctcgaaaggcgtagatttagggggatatgatggaggtgtataaatggaaaacagaaataaataaaggggatgtaaatagcgtgctgaaaatatccagccaagacaggactcgcagcaatggtttcaagttggaaaaattcagattcatgaaggatatagaaaagcactggtttggtaatagagttgtggatgagtggaacaaactcccgagtacagttatagaggctataacgttgtgtagttttgaatataggttagataaatacatgagtgggtgtgggtgggtgtgagttggacctgactagcttgtgctattaggtctgatgccttgttccttccttaagtggaagtaacctgactaggtgggtcattgggctaattcggGGGGAGGGGGCATGGTCTTGCTTCGCATGggacagtaggtctgttgcagtgttccttctttcttatgttcttaagtattcATACGTGGTTGA
This window harbors:
- the LOC138851700 gene encoding UDP-glycosyltransferase UGT5-like, producing the protein MDDLPPNVRLGKWLPQQDILGDPRLRLFITHGGLLSTLESMYHGVAVLGMPVFADQYSNMNTAQRDGWGRVLLWQQLTFDNLKNAISIIMNDKSMRAEVARRSKFMKDRPQEPADVAVYWTKYVIRHKGALHLRCPASTMTWYQLYNVDVWASVTVLFIILSYVSLRLVVYLCSWLCFSSPKAKAD